One genomic segment of Candidatus Acidiferrales bacterium includes these proteins:
- a CDS encoding sugar-binding protein translates to MRLGKMLLVVVCFAMLASFAQAKVVHKNTVSKVGNNVWVIPKTEIAPKLDYQIDTVWNAIDGQPLQYFNYGSSHPSDWTDLSGWVKLLWDDKNLYGLFYSCDNFIDSVSATDWQMDGDEFYMDAGNTHVPGSSLSAIPNAYQFCFRPPQNIDSVENAYKHGVQYIWFVDTASANNGGPTGWFCEFQIPLDSLSVVAQAGTKVSLELQQDDNDGAGRIHLSKWANGSGVDDDWQNTQHWGDAVLGDSTTGEYVDNACSYVFLHTTKAPTLTADVAPNGGPSENVWSDANQATPGGLTYGGLALPTDPQDQSWRFYGLYDDNNVYGFFIVYDNFVDSVSATDWQMDGIEFYTDNGNTHVGGSSLSAIAGAHQFECRPPQNVDSVENGVKHGMEYTWKVLPNIPNDSIFSSMSGYAVQFQFSLDSLGILAAGGTRFSFELQTDDNDGSGRIHLTKWWNPSKTDDDWQNTSHWGNAILSSANVLVGVKQPAPPVANKFRLDQNFPNPFNPSTKVTYSVDKTGYTTLKVYNVLGQEVATLFSGVRSAGQEYTATFDASRLTSGVYFYKLEAGNQMLVKKMMLLK, encoded by the coding sequence ATGAGACTAGGTAAAATGTTGCTAGTGGTCGTGTGTTTTGCTATGTTGGCCAGTTTCGCCCAGGCGAAGGTGGTCCATAAGAACACAGTGTCCAAAGTAGGCAACAATGTATGGGTTATTCCGAAGACTGAAATCGCGCCGAAGCTCGACTATCAGATCGACACAGTTTGGAATGCGATCGATGGTCAGCCTCTACAGTATTTCAACTACGGGTCTTCTCATCCATCGGATTGGACAGACCTCTCGGGATGGGTAAAATTATTGTGGGATGACAAGAACCTCTATGGCTTGTTCTATTCCTGTGACAACTTTATCGATTCCGTGTCCGCTACAGACTGGCAAATGGACGGCGATGAGTTCTACATGGATGCGGGCAATACCCATGTACCGGGATCAAGCTTAAGTGCTATTCCCAACGCTTATCAGTTCTGCTTCAGACCTCCACAGAACATAGATTCGGTCGAAAACGCCTATAAGCATGGCGTCCAATACATTTGGTTCGTCGACACAGCCTCCGCCAACAACGGCGGCCCGACCGGCTGGTTCTGCGAATTCCAGATTCCGCTGGACAGTCTAAGCGTAGTAGCGCAAGCAGGGACAAAGGTCAGTCTCGAATTGCAGCAGGATGACAACGATGGAGCTGGCCGTATTCACCTCTCCAAGTGGGCGAACGGCAGCGGGGTCGATGATGATTGGCAAAACACCCAGCATTGGGGTGATGCAGTGCTTGGCGACTCCACCACTGGCGAGTACGTTGACAACGCATGTTCATACGTATTCCTGCATACAACGAAAGCGCCTACTCTTACCGCTGACGTTGCTCCCAACGGCGGTCCATCAGAGAATGTTTGGAGCGACGCAAACCAGGCTACCCCTGGCGGTTTGACCTACGGAGGCCTTGCTTTGCCGACCGACCCACAAGATCAGTCATGGAGATTCTATGGATTGTATGATGACAATAACGTATACGGATTCTTCATTGTATATGACAACTTCGTTGATAGTGTCTCTGCGACTGACTGGCAGATGGACGGTATTGAGTTCTACACCGACAATGGTAACACTCACGTTGGCGGTTCGAGCTTAAGTGCTATCGCCGGCGCTCATCAATTTGAGTGCAGGCCGCCGCAGAACGTTGACTCGGTGGAAAATGGAGTCAAGCATGGCATGGAGTATACGTGGAAAGTTCTCCCGAACATTCCGAATGACAGCATATTCAGCTCTATGAGCGGATATGCCGTGCAATTCCAGTTCTCGCTGGATAGCCTCGGCATACTTGCTGCAGGCGGCACCAGGTTCAGCTTCGAACTTCAGACCGATGATAACGATGGAAGCGGTAGGATACACCTCACGAAGTGGTGGAATCCGTCGAAGACGGACGACGATTGGCAGAACACGAGCCATTGGGGCAATGCCATTCTGAGCTCAGCGAACGTTCTCGTTGGCGTGAAACAGCCGGCGCCTCCTGTCGCAAACAAGTTCAGATTAGACCAGAACTTCCCGAATCCGTTCAACCCGTCGACAAAGGTCACATATTCGGTTGACAAGACAGGCTACACCACGTTGAAGGTTTACAACGTGCTCGGTCAAGAAGTAGCGACACTGTTCTCTGGC
- a CDS encoding IPT/TIG domain-containing protein codes for MKLRKLTYLILSSVVFGLAIGSCNKYNAPTSVWNPNQKYASGAVITGVLPASTAIAGVREITIVGQNFSADPDSDWVWFGTQRANIKRLSVGSPADTIVIYRPPNFGSSTLNVVIPAADSSVTIPYAMEAPFTTADLSAIPTFLVMDAGKGDTLWIGGYVSVPGCSLYKLSSDGTSLSRVRDTSYFKPKIGGVKTDFASTFIDLKVGPGGFLYASFNSSASNKIYQLDMDTTVPKVFAGVTSQQKTVGYFDFDANGDIYTGNTKGLYCIKTDGTSQTAGDFSGLTFGEVRVIKDADGNTYLYAITGTGTPAHFTTLSRSLISSVGNLGNHEVLYDISKDTGFTTSNALTSFNVGSDGSVVISVSGSSLTCSLYALDNGVLVSYYHDNILPNGIDQLIWGNDKYLYLSRGKTASATAVRFYRMGMAKEDGTPLNGAPYLGRGL; via the coding sequence ATGAAACTTAGAAAACTCACATACTTAATTTTGAGTTCGGTTGTTTTCGGACTCGCCATAGGCTCCTGCAATAAGTATAATGCTCCGACGTCGGTATGGAATCCCAACCAAAAATACGCCTCGGGAGCAGTCATTACCGGAGTTCTGCCTGCAAGTACCGCAATTGCGGGAGTACGAGAAATTACGATCGTCGGACAGAATTTTTCGGCAGATCCCGATTCGGATTGGGTCTGGTTCGGCACACAGCGGGCAAATATAAAACGCCTCTCGGTGGGTTCACCTGCCGATACAATTGTTATCTACCGGCCGCCTAACTTTGGTTCCTCAACATTGAACGTAGTTATCCCGGCGGCAGATTCCAGCGTTACCATCCCTTACGCTATGGAGGCCCCCTTTACTACCGCAGACCTGAGTGCAATCCCAACCTTTCTTGTGATGGATGCAGGCAAAGGAGATACATTGTGGATCGGAGGCTATGTATCGGTTCCCGGCTGTTCTCTATATAAGCTTTCGTCAGATGGCACAAGCTTGAGTCGGGTCAGGGATACTTCTTACTTTAAGCCGAAAATCGGCGGCGTCAAGACCGATTTTGCTTCCACCTTCATTGATTTAAAAGTTGGTCCGGGCGGCTTTCTGTATGCGTCTTTCAACAGCAGTGCATCTAACAAGATATATCAACTGGACATGGATACCACGGTCCCCAAGGTCTTCGCCGGAGTAACGTCGCAGCAGAAGACCGTGGGCTATTTTGATTTTGACGCGAACGGTGACATTTATACGGGAAATACGAAAGGCCTGTACTGCATAAAAACCGACGGGACATCTCAGACTGCCGGCGATTTCAGTGGCCTCACATTTGGAGAGGTCCGCGTGATTAAGGATGCCGACGGAAACACATATCTATATGCCATTACAGGCACCGGGACTCCGGCCCATTTCACTACATTATCTAGGAGTCTGATCAGTTCGGTTGGGAATCTGGGCAATCACGAGGTACTTTATGATATCTCGAAAGATACAGGTTTTACGACAAGCAACGCCTTGACCTCGTTCAATGTCGGATCTGATGGCTCAGTTGTCATCTCTGTTTCAGGGAGCTCGTTGACTTGCTCATTATATGCACTGGATAATGGAGTGCTCGTATCGTACTATCATGATAACATTCTTCCAAATGGCATAGATCAGCTGATTTGGGGAAATGACAAATATCTATATTTGAGCAGAGGCAAGACAGCGTCCGCGACGGCCGTCAGGTTCTACAGGATGGGAATGGCGAAAGAAGACGGCACACCGCTGAACGGCGCGCCGTATCTTGGTCGCGGACTGTGA
- a CDS encoding PorV/PorQ family protein translates to MNRLLAIPLTIQKIFGMIILIGLLTSLSFGQTKLAQTGFNFLLVSSDARASAIGDAVNSLDGYTGALSHNPSTMGDVQSLVNIDFSINSWIAGIKYMALDAIVSPLSGRYGVVGLSFQSVNYGDVEGTVVAQNDQGYIDTELLTPSAFEAGIAYADMISTQFGVGGQVKLVYQSLGKSIVPNGNTFTTKQNVASTVAYDFGTIFKTGIKSLNFGMSVRNFSQDVKYEQEAFQLPLLFTFGISANLLDFYEVAGPNQAFLLSCDVTHPTAHPEQIKLGAEYKFMNVIALRGGYITGDDEDGVTYGLGISSAGLGISSVNFNIDYSYTPFKYLNSIQRFTVTFSM, encoded by the coding sequence GTGAATAGATTACTAGCAATACCGTTAACTATCCAAAAGATTTTCGGAATGATCATTCTAATCGGATTGCTTACTTCTCTATCGTTTGGGCAGACGAAGTTGGCACAAACCGGTTTCAATTTTCTCCTTGTATCCTCAGATGCGCGGGCCAGCGCCATTGGAGATGCGGTAAACTCTCTCGATGGATACACCGGAGCGTTGTCTCATAACCCGTCGACCATGGGCGATGTACAATCCCTGGTTAACATCGATTTCAGTATCAATTCCTGGATCGCCGGTATCAAATATATGGCACTTGATGCGATTGTTTCTCCTCTCTCCGGAAGGTACGGAGTGGTTGGATTGTCTTTCCAATCAGTTAATTACGGTGATGTTGAAGGGACCGTGGTCGCGCAAAACGACCAGGGGTATATAGACACCGAGCTATTGACTCCTTCGGCTTTCGAGGCGGGAATTGCATATGCAGATATGATTAGTACGCAGTTCGGAGTCGGCGGGCAGGTTAAGCTTGTCTATCAGTCGCTGGGTAAAAGTATAGTTCCCAACGGCAACACCTTTACAACCAAGCAGAATGTTGCCAGTACCGTCGCTTATGATTTCGGAACAATTTTTAAGACAGGGATCAAGAGCCTTAACTTTGGTATGTCGGTCAGAAATTTCTCTCAGGACGTAAAATATGAGCAGGAAGCATTCCAGCTCCCGTTGTTGTTTACTTTCGGGATCTCGGCCAATCTCCTTGATTTTTACGAAGTGGCGGGGCCAAATCAGGCGTTCCTGCTTTCTTGTGATGTCACCCATCCTACCGCCCATCCGGAACAGATAAAACTGGGTGCAGAGTACAAATTCATGAATGTAATTGCACTGAGGGGGGGGTACATTACGGGTGACGACGAAGATGGAGTAACTTATGGTCTCGGTATCTCTTCTGCCGGGCTGGGAATATCTTCGGTTAACTTTAACATCGATTATTCCTACACTCCGTTCAAGTATTTGAATAGCATCCAACGATTTACAGTCACTTTTTCAATGTAA